Proteins encoded within one genomic window of Lysinibacillus louembei:
- a CDS encoding TIGR01457 family HAD-type hydrolase, which produces MKRYKAYCFDLDGTVYRGDEGIASAIAFIQKLQQEGIEPFYITNNATKTPEQVQQKLAALGIAAPLQHIYTSALVTATYVEQHFRQMKVQVIGSDGIRVALAEKGIHITNDEDASAVVMGLDREINYAKLASACLAIQNGAKLIGTNGDMKFPTEQGFVPANGSFVHLVATVTETEPLFIGKPSPIMLEAIAQAHHYSKNEMVMIGDNYQTDILCGIRFGCDTIHVNTGVTSTAQVQVQQEQPTCCLSSMAEWA; this is translated from the coding sequence ATGAAACGTTATAAAGCTTATTGTTTTGATTTAGATGGTACGGTCTATCGTGGCGATGAAGGGATTGCGAGTGCTATTGCCTTTATCCAAAAATTGCAGCAAGAAGGTATTGAACCGTTTTACATTACAAATAATGCAACGAAAACGCCTGAGCAAGTGCAGCAAAAGCTAGCTGCTTTAGGTATTGCGGCTCCTTTACAGCATATTTATACGAGCGCACTTGTCACGGCGACATATGTTGAGCAGCATTTTCGACAAATGAAGGTGCAGGTAATTGGCTCAGATGGCATTCGTGTTGCTTTAGCAGAAAAAGGCATACATATAACGAATGATGAGGATGCGAGTGCCGTTGTCATGGGATTGGATCGTGAAATCAATTATGCGAAGCTTGCAAGCGCATGTTTAGCGATTCAAAACGGAGCAAAATTAATCGGAACAAATGGTGATATGAAGTTTCCAACAGAACAAGGCTTTGTTCCTGCCAATGGCTCCTTCGTTCACCTTGTAGCAACAGTTACAGAAACTGAGCCCCTATTTATAGGCAAGCCCTCTCCAATTATGCTAGAGGCAATTGCACAGGCGCATCATTATAGTAAAAACGAAATGGTGATGATTGGCGATAATTATCAAACTGATATTTTATGCGGTATTCGCTTCGGCTGTGATACGATTCACGTAAATACAGGCGTGACATCTACAGCCCAAGTACAAGTGCAGCAGGAGCAGCCAACATGCTGTCTTTCTTCAATGGCTGAGTGGGCATAG
- a CDS encoding glutaredoxin family protein has product MILYTKTVCPKCMFVKSELNEAGLEGRYETVNIDVDAEAKEKIVNAGFLTVPILEIDGQLIHDFSQINEEISKLVG; this is encoded by the coding sequence ATGATTTTGTATACAAAAACAGTTTGTCCAAAATGCATGTTTGTTAAATCGGAGCTAAATGAAGCTGGTTTAGAAGGCCGCTATGAAACGGTAAATATTGACGTAGATGCAGAAGCAAAAGAAAAAATCGTCAATGCAGGCTTTTTAACTGTGCCCATTTTAGAAATCGATGGTCAGCTAATCCATGATTTTTCACAAATTAACGAAGAGATTAGCAAGCTAGTTGGATGA
- the nrdI gene encoding class Ib ribonucleoside-diphosphate reductase assembly flavoprotein NrdI — MIVFASRTGNVRFIINQLQLPNIEIAKGLKVTEPYLLFTYTDGLGTVPQIVEEFLQDNAAYCKGVIASGNSNFGHHVFCGSADKISAAYQIPIVRKIELRGFAHDYEVIREYYQTVIKGGETT; from the coding sequence ATGATTGTCTTTGCAAGTCGAACAGGCAATGTGCGCTTTATTATTAATCAGCTCCAATTACCAAACATCGAGATAGCAAAGGGGCTCAAAGTAACTGAGCCCTATTTATTATTTACTTATACGGATGGGCTTGGAACGGTGCCACAAATAGTAGAGGAGTTTTTGCAAGACAATGCTGCTTATTGTAAAGGTGTTATTGCAAGTGGTAACTCCAATTTTGGACACCATGTTTTTTGTGGCTCTGCTGATAAAATAAGTGCTGCTTATCAAATCCCAATTGTTCGCAAAATAGAGCTTCGCGGGTTTGCGCACGACTATGAAGTGATTCGAGAATATTATCAAACAGTAATTAAAGGTGGGGAAACGACTTGA
- the nrdE gene encoding class 1b ribonucleoside-diphosphate reductase subunit alpha, translated as MKEYLKLNNDLLNSYSSTGILDLDKDKEATRKYFLENVNVKMRYYIDLEEKLEYLVDEGYYEKDFLEMYPFEFIKKLFKIAYSYKFRFPSFMSASKFYESYAMKSRDGQEILEKYEDRITIISLYLAQGDQDLAERAVRSIMEAYQPATPTALNSGKKARGELVSCFKLSVDDTMNSIAENIGYCLELSRLGGGVGTLLTDLRPLGDPIKGILNRASGVMPVAKLLENSFSYSNQLGQRNGSGVVYLNIFHGDIEEFISSKKPNADEKIRLATLSTGVIIPSIFFELMKRDKDIILFSPYDIYREYGKRMSEISMTEMYYELLDNPNIRKLKRVNARKLYTEIKKTQFESGYPFEVFDDNVNDNHALKGIGRVKMSNLCTEILQVQTTSEITDMDQPNNYGLDVSCNLGSIDIHRATKSEHFGELITTSMQLLTNVSLMTNITNVPSVAKANKLMHSVGLGVMNLHGHLVQSNILYGSPESIEFVDYFMEAMNFYSLQASMQIAKEKGETFYRYEDSEYANGHYFDSYVAKEEKEPSPTVKEALGNVPVITAAMWQELKEQVMEHGVFNAYRLAVAPTGSISYIRSSTASLAPCTERVEIRDYADSRTIYPMPFLNNDNRHLYVEAYEVDPYRLIDLYVAAQKHVDQGISMTLYVTDRWTTEQLAKVYIYAWMKGIKTIYYVRQRLQTLEECVSCSI; from the coding sequence TTGAAAGAGTATTTAAAGCTCAACAATGATTTATTGAATAGTTACAGCTCTACAGGTATTTTAGATTTAGATAAAGATAAAGAGGCAACACGTAAATACTTTCTGGAAAATGTAAATGTGAAAATGCGCTACTATATCGATTTAGAGGAAAAGCTCGAATATTTAGTCGATGAAGGGTATTATGAAAAAGATTTTTTAGAAATGTATCCATTCGAATTTATAAAAAAATTATTTAAAATCGCTTATTCCTATAAGTTCCGCTTCCCATCCTTTATGAGTGCTAGCAAATTTTATGAAAGCTACGCAATGAAGAGCCGTGACGGTCAGGAAATATTAGAAAAATATGAGGACCGCATTACAATTATTTCTTTATATTTAGCACAAGGTGATCAAGACCTTGCAGAGCGTGCTGTGCGCAGCATTATGGAGGCGTATCAGCCAGCGACACCAACAGCATTAAACAGCGGTAAAAAGGCGCGTGGTGAACTTGTTAGCTGCTTTAAATTATCAGTTGATGATACGATGAACTCCATTGCAGAAAATATCGGCTACTGTTTAGAGCTTTCGCGCTTAGGAGGCGGTGTCGGCACGCTGTTAACCGATTTACGTCCATTAGGCGATCCAATTAAAGGGATTTTAAATCGTGCGAGTGGTGTGATGCCTGTTGCCAAGCTATTAGAAAACTCCTTCTCTTATTCCAACCAACTAGGCCAACGCAATGGCTCTGGTGTTGTTTATTTAAATATTTTCCATGGTGATATCGAGGAATTTATTTCATCGAAAAAGCCAAATGCAGATGAAAAAATTCGCTTAGCGACATTATCAACAGGCGTTATTATTCCATCCATTTTCTTTGAGTTAATGAAGCGCGATAAAGATATTATTTTATTTAGTCCATACGATATTTATCGTGAATATGGCAAGCGTATGTCAGAAATTAGCATGACGGAAATGTATTATGAATTGCTAGACAATCCAAATATCCGAAAACTCAAGCGCGTCAATGCACGCAAGCTTTATACAGAAATTAAGAAAACGCAATTCGAATCGGGCTACCCATTCGAAGTGTTCGATGATAACGTCAATGACAACCATGCATTAAAAGGCATCGGTCGCGTGAAAATGTCGAATTTGTGTACTGAAATTTTACAAGTACAAACAACGAGCGAAATTACGGATATGGATCAGCCAAACAACTATGGCTTAGATGTATCGTGTAATTTAGGCTCTATCGACATTCACCGTGCAACGAAAAGCGAGCACTTTGGTGAGCTGATTACGACGAGTATGCAGCTATTAACGAACGTATCATTAATGACGAATATTACGAATGTGCCATCTGTAGCGAAAGCTAATAAATTAATGCATTCGGTAGGTCTTGGTGTAATGAACTTGCATGGACATTTAGTGCAATCTAACATTTTATACGGCTCACCAGAATCGATTGAATTCGTTGACTACTTTATGGAGGCAATGAACTTCTATTCGCTACAGGCATCAATGCAAATTGCAAAGGAAAAAGGTGAGACATTCTATCGCTATGAAGATAGCGAGTATGCGAATGGTCATTATTTTGATTCGTACGTAGCGAAAGAGGAGAAAGAGCCATCACCAACTGTAAAAGAAGCATTAGGCAATGTGCCGGTTATTACAGCTGCAATGTGGCAGGAGCTAAAGGAGCAAGTGATGGAGCATGGCGTATTTAATGCCTATCGCTTAGCGGTTGCACCAACAGGAAGCATTTCCTATATCCGCAGCAGTACTGCTTCACTTGCACCATGTACAGAGCGTGTGGAAATTCGTGACTATGCAGATAGCCGTACAATTTACCCAATGCCATTTTTAAACAATGACAACAGACATTTATATGTGGAAGCATATGAAGTAGACCCATACCGCTTAATCGATTTATATGTAGCTGCACAAAAGCATGTCGACCAAGGCATTTCAATGACATTGTACGTAACGGACCGCTGGACGACAGAGCAATTGGCGAAAGTGTATATTTATGCTTGGATGAAGGGCATTAAAACAATTTACTATGTGCGCCAACGACTACAAACTTTAGAGGAGTGTGTATCATGCTCGATTTAA
- the nrdF gene encoding class 1b ribonucleoside-diphosphate reductase subunit beta, producing MLDLKQYEAVNWNKPTSDLAKVFWDQQWKQMWQPEEIAVSKDIKQWKDFEHQDTYKKVFGGLTLLDTVQTNIGMNEIAKYNNDLQEKAVLTVFGSFEAIHAKSYSYIFTTLCNNDEIDAVFEWVKKNEFLQYKANRISEVYLAIQENDDESLWKAMFASVMLESFLFYSGFFYPLYLGGQGTLRNSAEVISLILRDESIHGVAIGFFAQNIFRKFSPEKQDELKVWGYELLLDLYQNEMKYTEDIYAETGLSPEVKAYVRFNANKALMNLGLDTMFPEEEVNPIVMNGIRNEGSTYDFFSQKGSTYALAKVQPITDDTFNFDFLEK from the coding sequence ATGCTCGATTTAAAACAATATGAGGCGGTTAACTGGAACAAGCCGACAAGTGATTTAGCAAAAGTATTTTGGGACCAGCAATGGAAGCAGATGTGGCAGCCAGAGGAAATTGCAGTATCAAAGGACATTAAGCAATGGAAAGATTTTGAGCACCAAGATACGTACAAAAAAGTATTTGGCGGCTTAACGTTATTAGATACAGTGCAAACAAATATTGGAATGAATGAAATTGCAAAATATAACAATGACCTGCAAGAAAAAGCAGTGTTAACTGTTTTCGGCTCATTTGAAGCAATTCATGCCAAGTCTTATTCATATATTTTCACAACGCTATGTAATAATGATGAGATCGATGCCGTTTTCGAATGGGTAAAGAAAAATGAATTTTTACAATATAAAGCAAACCGTATTAGTGAAGTCTATTTAGCAATTCAAGAAAATGATGATGAATCATTGTGGAAAGCGATGTTCGCCTCTGTTATGCTGGAAAGCTTTTTATTCTATTCAGGCTTCTTCTATCCACTTTATTTAGGTGGGCAAGGTACTTTACGCAATAGTGCAGAGGTGATTTCACTTATCTTACGTGACGAATCCATTCACGGTGTAGCTATTGGCTTCTTTGCACAAAATATTTTTAGAAAGTTCTCGCCAGAAAAGCAAGATGAATTAAAAGTATGGGGCTATGAGCTATTATTAGACTTATATCAAAATGAAATGAAATATACGGAAGATATTTACGCTGAAACAGGGCTATCGCCTGAGGTGAAGGCATATGTGCGCTTTAATGCGAATAAAGCATTAATGAACCTAGGCTTAGACACAATGTTCCCAGAAGAGGAAGTCAACCCAATCGTTATGAACGGTATTCGCAATGAAGGCTCGACATACGATTTCTTCTCTCAAAAAGGCTCAACATATGCACTTGCAAAAGTCCAGCCGATTACAGATGATACATTTAACTTTGATTTTTTAGAAAAATAA